A DNA window from Aestuariispira ectoiniformans contains the following coding sequences:
- the hemA gene encoding glutamyl-tRNA reductase, producing the protein MQSTRPIIVGASFRTAQAGLRERLYLDQASRQEAYRKLAELGLSQAVILSTCDRVEIIACTDDEEGALRQLETFLAARTEMPPKQVTEQLFRYCDEEAVQHLFQVISALDSQMIGEAQILGQIKEAVAEAAAADMIGSELDELLQAGFNLAKRVRSQTKIGEGAVSVASAAIRFARDLHGDLSNCRGLLIGLGETGLLMHEQFSHAGLEQWMLTGSARRTERVAGRLNCHYLPWENLATGIARADVIVTASGSGRFLVTLPQIRQALKERRHKPIFLLDTGIPADIDPALEEERDAFLYTLEDIERLAERGQRDRQDAADEARRIVRETVAEYRHAQAEKEGVPALVGLRALFNQTRDGVLADHPNADASEATRLLVNRLLHRPSEALRGMAGEGDAADFRDTITVNRILERMFGISDINAPKADRDGEGENE; encoded by the coding sequence ATGCAGTCCACGCGGCCCATCATCGTCGGGGCGAGTTTCAGAACCGCCCAGGCGGGGCTGCGTGAACGGCTGTATCTGGACCAGGCCTCCCGCCAGGAAGCTTATCGCAAGCTTGCAGAACTGGGTCTGTCCCAGGCGGTTATCCTGTCTACCTGCGACCGGGTCGAAATCATCGCCTGCACCGACGACGAGGAAGGCGCCCTCCGGCAGTTGGAGACATTCCTTGCTGCACGCACGGAAATGCCTCCCAAACAGGTAACAGAACAGCTTTTCCGATATTGCGATGAAGAGGCAGTTCAGCATCTCTTCCAAGTCATCTCCGCCTTGGACAGTCAGATGATCGGCGAGGCTCAGATTTTAGGCCAGATCAAGGAAGCCGTCGCCGAGGCTGCCGCAGCCGATATGATCGGGTCCGAACTGGACGAGTTGCTGCAGGCAGGTTTCAACCTTGCCAAACGTGTGCGCAGCCAGACCAAAATCGGTGAAGGGGCTGTTTCGGTGGCCTCTGCGGCGATCCGCTTTGCCCGCGACCTGCATGGCGATCTGTCCAACTGCCGCGGCCTGTTGATCGGCCTCGGCGAAACCGGCCTCCTGATGCATGAACAATTCAGCCATGCCGGGCTGGAACAATGGATGCTGACCGGCAGCGCCCGGCGAACGGAACGTGTGGCGGGAAGACTGAACTGTCACTATCTGCCGTGGGAAAATCTGGCGACCGGCATTGCCCGCGCGGATGTGATCGTCACCGCCTCTGGAAGTGGCCGATTTCTCGTTACCCTGCCGCAAATCCGGCAGGCCTTGAAAGAACGGCGGCATAAACCAATCTTTTTGCTGGATACAGGAATTCCCGCCGATATCGACCCCGCGCTGGAGGAAGAGCGCGACGCCTTTCTCTATACGCTGGAAGATATTGAACGTCTGGCGGAACGTGGCCAGCGAGACCGGCAGGACGCCGCCGACGAGGCCCGGCGCATTGTCCGGGAAACTGTCGCGGAATATCGACACGCACAGGCAGAAAAAGAAGGTGTTCCGGCCCTCGTTGGTTTGCGGGCTCTTTTCAACCAGACCCGTGATGGTGTATTGGCCGATCATCCCAACGCGGATGCATCCGAGGCCACACGCCTGCTGGTCAACCGTCTGTTGCACCGGCCCAGCGAGGCCCTGCGCGGCATGGCGGGCGAAGGCGACGCGGCGGACTTCCGCGACACAATTACCGTCAACCGCATCCTGGAGCGCATGTTCGGTATCAGTGATATCAACGCGCCCAAGGCGGATAGAGATGGCGAAGGAGAAAATGAATGA